The following coding sequences are from one Paenarthrobacter ureafaciens window:
- a CDS encoding LLM class flavin-dependent oxidoreductase has protein sequence MPTPPRQLHLNAFLMSTGHHEASWRLPESDPLASTRIEHYQNLARTAERGKLDSIFFADSPVLFGEVGRRPAGKLEPTVLLTAIAGATQKIGLIATASTTYNEPFNLARRFASVDWVSGGRAGWNVVTTAGPDAARNFGVDDQPAHAVRYERAAEFIDVAQKLWDSWEDDAVPADKAAGVWGDSTRIRAIEHEGKHFRVRGPLNVPRSPQGHPLIVQAGSSDNGKKLAAHYAEAVFTAHQTLADGQAFYADLKARTVAAGRDRDSIKILPGIVPVIGSTEAEALRLERELDELIKPEYAREQLAKTLRLAPEDLPLDRQLPADLPSEDDIEGAKSRYTLIVELARREHLTVRQLIGRLGGGRGHRTFSGTPEQVADAIQDWFDAGAADGFNIMPPVLPSGLEVFVDQVVPILQRRGLFRTEYTASTLRGHYGLERPVNRFAGAPARELTSIGSGF, from the coding sequence ATGCCCACACCACCGCGCCAGCTGCACCTCAACGCGTTCCTCATGAGCACCGGCCACCACGAGGCCTCCTGGCGGCTCCCGGAAAGCGACCCCTTGGCCTCCACCAGGATCGAGCATTACCAAAACCTGGCCCGCACCGCCGAACGCGGAAAGCTGGACTCGATTTTCTTCGCCGACTCCCCCGTGCTCTTCGGCGAGGTGGGGCGCCGCCCTGCCGGCAAGCTGGAACCCACCGTCCTGCTCACCGCCATCGCAGGAGCGACACAGAAGATCGGCCTGATCGCCACCGCCTCCACCACCTACAACGAGCCCTTCAACCTTGCACGCCGTTTCGCTTCGGTGGACTGGGTCAGCGGCGGGCGGGCCGGGTGGAACGTTGTCACGACGGCGGGACCGGACGCGGCGCGCAACTTCGGCGTCGACGACCAGCCGGCCCACGCCGTCCGCTATGAGCGCGCCGCCGAGTTCATCGACGTGGCCCAAAAACTCTGGGACAGCTGGGAGGACGACGCCGTGCCCGCGGACAAGGCCGCCGGCGTCTGGGGCGACTCCACCAGGATCCGGGCAATAGAACACGAAGGCAAGCACTTCCGGGTCCGCGGCCCGCTCAATGTCCCTCGTTCTCCGCAGGGCCACCCGCTGATCGTCCAGGCCGGCTCCTCCGATAACGGCAAGAAGCTCGCAGCCCACTACGCCGAAGCCGTGTTCACCGCCCACCAAACACTGGCAGACGGGCAAGCCTTCTATGCAGACCTCAAAGCACGGACCGTGGCGGCGGGCCGTGATCGTGACAGCATCAAGATCCTCCCGGGCATCGTTCCCGTGATCGGGTCCACCGAGGCCGAGGCCCTCCGGCTCGAGCGCGAACTCGATGAACTGATCAAACCCGAATACGCCCGCGAGCAGCTGGCCAAGACCCTCCGGCTCGCACCCGAAGACCTGCCATTGGACCGCCAACTCCCGGCCGATCTTCCATCGGAGGACGACATCGAGGGCGCCAAGAGCCGCTACACCCTGATCGTGGAATTGGCGCGGCGCGAGCATCTCACCGTCCGGCAGCTCATCGGTCGTTTGGGCGGCGGGCGCGGGCACCGGACATTCTCCGGCACCCCCGAACAAGTGGCGGACGCCATTCAGGACTGGTTCGACGCGGGAGCAGCGGACGGCTTCAACATCATGCCCCCGGTGCTTCCATCAGGTTTGGAAGTGTTCGTGGACCAGGTGGTGCCGATCCTTCAGCGGCGTGGACTGTTCCGTACCGAATACACGGCTTCCACCTTGCGGGGACACTATGGCCTGGAGCGGCCGGTCAACCGCTTCGCGGGCGCACCCGCACGGGAGCTGACCTCGATCGGATCCGGCTTCTAG
- a CDS encoding GNAT family N-acetyltransferase: MLSPITVRPALPEDYDAVARITQDSYVTAGYYGSADHPYLQELKNVAGRAQHADVLVAERDGTIIGSVTAAPAGGGFSDIGLDGELELRTLVVDPAVQRSGAGTALVSAVVEQAKASDGINAVCLTTGATWESANALYNRTGFDRVPERDWFVPGTDIKLFVYRLELSRS, translated from the coding sequence GTGCTTTCGCCGATTACTGTCCGTCCCGCCCTTCCCGAAGACTACGACGCCGTTGCCCGCATAACGCAGGATTCATACGTCACTGCGGGGTACTACGGCAGCGCGGATCACCCGTACCTGCAGGAGCTTAAGAACGTGGCAGGCCGGGCGCAGCATGCGGACGTCTTGGTGGCCGAACGGGACGGGACCATCATCGGCTCAGTGACCGCGGCTCCCGCCGGAGGCGGTTTCTCCGACATTGGCTTGGACGGCGAGCTGGAGCTGCGGACCCTCGTGGTGGATCCGGCGGTGCAGCGCTCCGGCGCGGGCACTGCCTTGGTGAGTGCCGTCGTCGAGCAGGCCAAGGCGAGCGACGGCATCAATGCCGTGTGCCTCACCACCGGCGCCACGTGGGAGAGCGCCAACGCCCTCTACAACCGGACCGGTTTCGACCGGGTCCCCGAACGGGACTGGTTCGTTCCCGGCACCGACATAAAGTTGTTCGTTTACAGGCTTGAGCTCTCCCGGTCCTAG
- a CDS encoding inositol monophosphatase family protein produces MSAGHSPADVLELLEVAKTAAAAGASVLAQRSVTGSGGDGLGMSNKGEAGDWVTEFDLAAENAVSRAIAQARPHDTITGEEQGTTRPEQASGYRWSIDPLDGTTNFIRNIVYYATSVAVADADGVWLAGVVHAPALGRVYSAARGHGAWVEVAGTSTQLTGPVPGRKGLILATGFSYDPSTRANQVDGLGELMEGFADVRRLGSAALDLCFVADGTVDAFGERGLNEHDYAAGALIAEEAGCWVRRPKLTSPLDGGPSTEDRLAAWTCAATLELSGKFPL; encoded by the coding sequence CAGCGGGAGCCTCAGTGCTTGCCCAACGTTCGGTCACCGGAAGCGGTGGTGACGGCCTCGGAATGAGTAACAAGGGCGAAGCCGGGGACTGGGTAACGGAGTTCGATCTCGCAGCGGAGAACGCCGTCAGCCGGGCCATCGCCCAGGCACGGCCACACGACACGATCACGGGCGAGGAACAAGGAACCACCCGGCCGGAGCAGGCGTCCGGCTATCGCTGGTCCATCGATCCGCTGGACGGCACCACCAACTTCATCCGCAACATTGTTTACTACGCCACGTCCGTTGCCGTGGCAGATGCCGACGGCGTGTGGCTTGCCGGCGTGGTCCACGCGCCGGCGCTGGGCCGCGTCTACTCGGCGGCCCGCGGGCACGGCGCATGGGTTGAGGTTGCCGGGACATCAACGCAGCTGACGGGCCCGGTCCCGGGGAGGAAAGGGCTGATCCTGGCAACGGGCTTCAGCTATGACCCCTCCACCCGCGCCAACCAGGTGGACGGGCTGGGTGAGCTCATGGAGGGCTTCGCTGATGTGCGGCGGTTGGGTTCGGCAGCACTGGACTTGTGCTTCGTCGCCGACGGCACCGTGGACGCCTTTGGCGAGCGGGGCCTCAACGAACACGATTACGCCGCCGGGGCCTTGATAGCCGAGGAGGCCGGTTGCTGGGTCCGCAGGCCAAAGCTGACAAGCCCGCTCGACGGCGGCCCAAGCACCGAAGACCGGTTGGCGGCCTGGACGTGCGCGGCCACGCTGGAGCTCTCCGGAAAGTTCCCTCTGTAG
- a CDS encoding response regulator — protein MAEDLRVLIVDDDFHVARLHAAYVDSVAGFMALAPVGSVSQALQAIHSLRPDLVLLDVYLPDGSGLDLLGQLDVDAVMLTAASDAQSIRVALRRGALGYMLKPFTAESLSQQLRSYARYRRILGQQTSVDQASIERAKRALIPGDVTPSAKPRSATEAAVLESLVPGEQYSAAEVADRVGVSRATAQRYLSSLADDGAVDIQLRYGTTGRPEHRYGIPG, from the coding sequence TTGGCTGAGGACTTGAGAGTGTTGATCGTGGACGACGACTTCCACGTGGCCAGGCTGCACGCGGCCTACGTCGATTCCGTGGCGGGATTCATGGCGTTGGCGCCCGTGGGCTCAGTGTCCCAGGCGTTGCAGGCGATCCACAGCCTGCGCCCGGACCTCGTGTTGCTGGACGTCTATCTGCCCGACGGTTCAGGGCTTGACCTGCTGGGCCAGCTCGACGTCGATGCCGTGATGCTGACGGCGGCCTCGGATGCGCAATCCATCCGCGTGGCTCTGCGCCGCGGTGCCCTCGGTTACATGCTCAAACCCTTCACCGCGGAATCCCTGTCCCAGCAGCTACGCTCCTACGCCCGGTACCGCCGCATCCTGGGGCAACAAACCAGCGTTGACCAGGCAAGCATCGAGCGGGCCAAGCGTGCCCTGATCCCCGGCGACGTCACGCCGTCGGCCAAACCCCGTTCGGCTACCGAGGCGGCAGTCCTGGAGTCCTTGGTGCCTGGCGAGCAGTATTCGGCGGCCGAAGTCGCAGACCGCGTGGGCGTGTCCCGGGCCACGGCGCAAAGGTACCTGTCCTCGCTCGCGGACGATGGCGCCGTCGACATCCAACTGCGCTACGGGACCACGGGCCGCCCGGAACACCGCTACGGCATCCCGGGCTGA
- a CDS encoding RidA family protein, with translation MRKTYGSGSVWEQTLGYSRAVQVDNTLYISATAASGPVDGKQAIVGDDFYSQTKYILEKLGAVLEEAGFSYADVVQSKLYLTDISKWEDAGRAHGEVFGEIRPTLSLVHVLPFLDPQMLVEIELVAQKSA, from the coding sequence ATGCGCAAGACATACGGTTCAGGCTCGGTGTGGGAACAGACCCTTGGGTACTCCCGTGCGGTCCAGGTGGACAACACCCTTTACATTTCCGCGACGGCGGCCAGCGGACCCGTTGATGGCAAACAAGCGATTGTGGGCGATGACTTCTACTCGCAGACCAAGTACATCCTCGAGAAGCTCGGCGCCGTCCTGGAAGAAGCCGGCTTCTCCTACGCGGACGTTGTCCAGTCCAAGCTCTACCTGACGGACATCAGCAAGTGGGAAGACGCCGGCCGCGCACACGGTGAAGTTTTCGGCGAGATCCGGCCCACACTTTCCCTGGTGCACGTTCTGCCGTTCCTTGATCCGCAGATGCTGGTGGAGATCGAACTGGTGGCACAGAAGTCCGCGTAG